A window of Pseudomonas alcaliphila JAB1 genomic DNA:
CTCCTGCTGCCCCTGTTCGTGGTGGCGACCGAGGCGCTCAAACAGGGCATCGGCGTATTCGTCGCCTCGATCCTCGAACCCGACGCCATCAGCGCGCTGAAACTGACCCTGCTCGCCGTGGGCATCGCCGTGCCGCTCAACCTGGTATTCGGCGTGGCCGCCGCCTGGTGCGTGAGCAAGTACGAGTTCCGCGGCAAGAGCATGCTGGTGACCCTGATCGACCTGCCGTTCTCGGTGTCACCGGTGATCGCCGGCCTGATCTACGTGCTACTGTTCGGCGCCCAGGGCTTCTTCGGCCCCTGGTTGCGCGAGCACGACATCCAGATCATCTTCGCCCTGCCCGGCATCGTCCTCGCCACCGTGTTCGTCACCGTGCCCTTCGTCGCCCGCGAGCTGATCCCGCTGATGCAGGAACAGGGCACGCAGGAGGAAGAGGCCGCGCGCCTGCTCGGCGCCAATGGCTGGCAGATGTTCTGGCACGTGACCCTGCCCAACATAAAATGGGGCCTGATCTACGGCGTGGTGCTGTGCACCGCGCGGGCGATGGGCGAGTTCGGCGCGGTATCGGTGGTCTCCGGGCACATCCGCGGCTACACCAACACGCTGCCGCTGCATGTCGAGATTCTCTACAACGAATACAATCACGTCGCCGCCTTCAGCGTTGCCAGCCTGCTACTGCTTCTGGCGCTGTTCATCCTGCTGCTCAAGCAGTGGAGCGAATCCCGTATCAACCGCCGCAAAGCCAGTGCGGGCGAGGAATAAAACATGAGTATCGAAATCCGCAACGTCAGCAAGAACTTCAATGCGTTCAAGGCGCTGAACGAGATCAACCTGAACATCCAGAGCGGCGAACTGGTCGCCCTGCTCGGCCCGTCCGGCTGCGGCAAGACCACCCTGCTGCGCATCATCGCCGGCCTGGAAACCCCGGACAGCGGCACCATCGAGTTCCACGGCGAAGACGTCTCCAACCACGACGTACGTGATCGCAACGTCGGCTTCGTGTTCCAGCACTACGCGCTGTTTCGCCACATGACGGTGTTCGATAACGTCGCTTTCGGCCTGCGCATGAAGCCCAAGCGCGAGCGCCCGAGCGAAGACATGATCCAGCAGAAGGTGCACGAGTTGCTCAACCTGGTGCAGCTCGACTGGCTCGGTGATCGCTACCCGGAGCAGCTCTCCGGCGGTCAGCGCCAGCGTATCGCCCTGGCCCGCGCCCTGGCCGTGGAGCCACGCGTACTGCTGCTCGACGAACCCTTCGGCGCACTGGATGCCAAGGTGCGCAAGGAGCTGCGCCGCTGGCTGGCGCGCCTGCACGAGGACGTGCACCTGACCAGCGTATTCGTCACCCACGACCAGGAAGAAGCCATGGAAGTGGCCGACCGCATCGTGGTGATGAACAAGGGCGTGATCGAGCAGATCGGTACACCGGCCGAGGTTTACGAGAATCCGGCCAGCGATTTCGTCTACCACTTCCTCGGTGACGCCAACCGCCTCTACGTCGGCAACGATCACCACGTGCTGTTCCGCCCGCACGAGGTCGACCTGTCCAGCGAACCGAGCCCGGAGCACAAGGCCGGCGAGGTGCGTGACATCCGCCTGCTCGGCGCGATCACCCGCATCACCCTCAAGGTCGAAGGCCAGGACGAGCTGATCGAAGCCGAGGTGGCCAAGGATCACGTCAGCCTGGACAACCTCGCCCGCGGCACCACCCTGTACTTCAAGCCCAAGGGCGGCAAGCCGGTCAGCGCCCAAGCCTGAATGAAGCCTCACCTGTAGTACGTAGGGTGGGCGTAGGGTGGGCGTAGGGTGGGCTTCAGCCCACAGAAACAGAGCTCAGCCTTTATTTGGTGGGCTAAAGCCCACCCTACGAATCTAAAGCGAATCGTCGCCCGGCCCACCCTACGAAACTACAAAGCCGCGATCGTCATGATCGCCCTGCGTCCCTGCGGTGAAACCTGCAGCGCACGCGAACCCGTGCTGCGCCGCAGCCAGCCCTCGTCTTCGCACAGACTCAGCAACGCCGCGCCCAGCGCACCACCGAGATGCGGCTTGCGCTCGCTCCAGTCCGGGCAGGCACAGAGTCGCTGGCGGCGCTGACGGTTGATCTGGTGCAGATCGATCCCCAACGCCTGCAGCCCCTGCTCACCGCTTGCCGTCAGCTGCAGCGCACCGCCCTCCTCGCTCAGCCAGTCAGCCGCGCGCATGCGCGCGAACATGCCGACCGCCAACTCGCCGGCCAGATGGTCATAGCAGGTGCGCGCCTCACGCATGGCCTGCGGCGTCCCGCGTGAAGCCGACACCGTGCGCGGCTGCCGTGGCTGCGCGGCGAGCGCAGCGCTGGCCAGGGCCTCTACCAGTTGCCCGACTTCCGGCCCGGCAAGGCGGTAATAGCGATTGCGCCCATGGCGTTGCTGCGCCAGCAGGCCGCCTTCTACCAGCTTGGCCAGGTGCGCGCTGGTCGACGACGGCGACAGCCCCGCCAACAAGGCCAGTTCACCGGCCGGCCGCGCGCTGCCGTCCATCAGCGCCCAGACCATGCTGGCGCGCCCGGCATCGGCGAGCAACGCGGCAATCGAGCTGAAACCCGGTGCGTATTCCATAGTTCACCTCATGACGAAACATGGCGTGCAGTAAATATGGATACTGGCAGGCAATTTCAGCCAGAGCCAGCCAGGGAGAAACCGATGCTCGCCGTGATCTTCGAAGTTCAGGCCAAGCCCGGCCTGCAGCAGGACTATCTCGACCTCGCCGGTGAGTTGCGCCCGCTGCTCGCCGAGCAGCCGGGTTTCATCTCCATCGAGCGCTTCCAGAGCCTGACCCAGCCGGGGAAGATCCTGTCGCTGTCGTTCTGGCAGGACGAAGCCGCGATCCAGGCCTGGCGCCAGCGCGAGGAACACCGCCGCGCACAGACGGCAGGACGCGAGGAGGTTTTCAGTCACTATCGGTTGCGCGTAGCCCGGGTATTGCGCGACTACGGCATGCACGAGCGCGAACAGGCGCCGGCCGACAGCCGCGCGATCCATGAGCAGGGGCAGTGCGATGACTGAGCACCTGCTCCTGATCCTCGTCACCTTCCTGCTCGCCGGCATGGTCAAGGGTGTGGTCGGCCTTGGCCTGCCGACCATCGCTGTTGGTCTGCTCGGTCTGGTGATGGCGCCATTGCAAGCCGCCGCGCTGCTGATCATCCCGTCGATGGTGACCAACATCTGGCAGCTGTGCGACGGTCGCAGCCCGCTGCCGATGCTGCGCCGGCTATGGCCGATGCTGCTGGGAATCCTGTGTGGCACGCTGCTGGTCGCCGCTCTGCTGCAGAGCCTCGACCTGCCCGGCGCCACCCGCTGGCTGGGCGTTGCACTGGTGGTTTACGCACTGCTTGGTCTGGCCAAGGTGCACTTTCGCGTGGAGCGGGCCAAGGAAGGCTGGCTGAGCCCGGTGATCGGTGCGCTCACCGGCGCGATCACCGCGGTTACCGGTGTATTCGTGATTCCCGCCGTACCCTACTTGCAGGCCATCGGCCTGGAGAAGGACGATCTGGTTCAGGCCCTGGGGTTGTCCTTCAGCGTCTCCACCCTGGCCCTGGCGGCAGCGCTCGGTCACAGCGGTGAACTGCTGCAACCGGCGGTGCTGGGTGTATCGGCCCTCGCCCTGCTGCCCGCACTGCTGGGCATGGCCGGCGGCCAGTGGCTGCGCAAACGCATCAGCGCGGAGCGCTTCAAGCGCTGGTTCTTCATCGGCCTGTTGCTGCTTGGGGCAGAACTGGCGCTGCGCGGTCTCTGAACCTGACCATCAAACGGCGGCAGCCTGCGAGTGCTTGAGGCCGAACCATTGCAGCTCGGCCAGCAGCGCCACCGCCAGCGCCTGAGCGATAACGAAGGCGTAGCCGAACAGGTTCGGCGACACCCAGCCGATCACCAGCACCAGCAGGCTGTCGATCACCCATAGCGCGTTGACCGCGATCACCGCCCAGATCGCCTGGCGGCTGATTTCGGCGCGGTTGGACAACCACACCAGCAGCGCCGCGAACGGCAGCAGGGCGCTACCTGCGACCAGCAACAGCAGGCGCGGTAGTTCGAGGAAGGCGCCCAGCCAGCCGGCCGCCAGGACCAGCAGCAGGCCGGTGACGCCGCTGAGCAGGCCATCGAGCAAGAGAGCGTTGCGCAGCATCGGGGTGGGTTGCAGTGCGTTCATGATGAATCCTCCATAGGGACACCGGGGTGGTGCCTGGCCTACAGATTTCGCCGAAACGCGCGGGGCGTCGATTACCTGCCAGGTAATGGCCGACATGACCTGACTGAACTATCGTGCTGGCCATGAACAATACCCAGACCGCCGGCGCCCTGTTGCGCCAATGGCGCCAAAGGCGCCGCCTGAGCCAGCTCGACCTCGCCTGCGAGGCACAGATATCCACCCGCCACCTGAGCTTCGTCGAAACCGGACGCGCCCAACCCAGCCGCGAGATGCTGCTGCATCTCGCCGAGCAGCTGGAGATTCCCTTGCGCGAGCGCAATCGCCTGCTCAGCGCCGCCGGTTTCGCCCCGCTGTACAGCCAGCACGAACTGAGCGACCCGGCGCTGGCTCCAGCCCGCCAGGCCATCGAACAGTTGCTCAAGGCCCATGAACCCTATCCAGCGCTGGCCATCGACCGACAGTGGAACCTGCTGGCAGCCAACGCCTCGGTCGGCGCCTTTCTCGCCGGCATGCCGGACTTTCTGCT
This region includes:
- a CDS encoding helix-turn-helix domain-containing protein, which produces MNNTQTAGALLRQWRQRRRLSQLDLACEAQISTRHLSFVETGRAQPSREMLLHLAEQLEIPLRERNRLLSAAGFAPLYSQHELSDPALAPARQAIEQLLKAHEPYPALAIDRQWNLLAANASVGAFLAGMPDFLLGPPLNVMRLSLHPEGLAPRIANLALWRAHLLMRLQRDAEISGDEALFSLLDELRGYPAPAEVHAPASDAVLVPLQLHSEQGVLSLISTITVFGTPNDVTLAELALETFFPADAFTAEYLRNLANST
- a CDS encoding metalloregulator ArsR/SmtB family transcription factor produces the protein MEYAPGFSSIAALLADAGRASMVWALMDGSARPAGELALLAGLSPSSTSAHLAKLVEGGLLAQQRHGRNRYYRLAGPEVGQLVEALASAALAAQPRQPRTVSASRGTPQAMREARTCYDHLAGELAVGMFARMRAADWLSEEGGALQLTASGEQGLQALGIDLHQINRQRRQRLCACPDWSERKPHLGGALGAALLSLCEDEGWLRRSTGSRALQVSPQGRRAIMTIAAL
- the cysW gene encoding sulfate ABC transporter permease subunit CysW — encoded protein: MSSATLTASAANNAARRGNALGRRLLIVSAWLVFAFFLLLPLFVVATEALKQGIGVFVASILEPDAISALKLTLLAVGIAVPLNLVFGVAAAWCVSKYEFRGKSMLVTLIDLPFSVSPVIAGLIYVLLFGAQGFFGPWLREHDIQIIFALPGIVLATVFVTVPFVARELIPLMQEQGTQEEEAARLLGANGWQMFWHVTLPNIKWGLIYGVVLCTARAMGEFGAVSVVSGHIRGYTNTLPLHVEILYNEYNHVAAFSVASLLLLLALFILLLKQWSESRINRRKASAGEE
- a CDS encoding antibiotic biosynthesis monooxygenase, producing MLAVIFEVQAKPGLQQDYLDLAGELRPLLAEQPGFISIERFQSLTQPGKILSLSFWQDEAAIQAWRQREEHRRAQTAGREEVFSHYRLRVARVLRDYGMHEREQAPADSRAIHEQGQCDD
- a CDS encoding sulfite exporter TauE/SafE family protein; the encoded protein is MTEHLLLILVTFLLAGMVKGVVGLGLPTIAVGLLGLVMAPLQAAALLIIPSMVTNIWQLCDGRSPLPMLRRLWPMLLGILCGTLLVAALLQSLDLPGATRWLGVALVVYALLGLAKVHFRVERAKEGWLSPVIGALTGAITAVTGVFVIPAVPYLQAIGLEKDDLVQALGLSFSVSTLALAAALGHSGELLQPAVLGVSALALLPALLGMAGGQWLRKRISAERFKRWFFIGLLLLGAELALRGL
- a CDS encoding sulfate ABC transporter ATP-binding protein, producing the protein MSIEIRNVSKNFNAFKALNEINLNIQSGELVALLGPSGCGKTTLLRIIAGLETPDSGTIEFHGEDVSNHDVRDRNVGFVFQHYALFRHMTVFDNVAFGLRMKPKRERPSEDMIQQKVHELLNLVQLDWLGDRYPEQLSGGQRQRIALARALAVEPRVLLLDEPFGALDAKVRKELRRWLARLHEDVHLTSVFVTHDQEEAMEVADRIVVMNKGVIEQIGTPAEVYENPASDFVYHFLGDANRLYVGNDHHVLFRPHEVDLSSEPSPEHKAGEVRDIRLLGAITRITLKVEGQDELIEAEVAKDHVSLDNLARGTTLYFKPKGGKPVSAQA